The region TACGATTCCCGAAAGAAAAATTCTTCGGCACGTGGTCCACATCAAAATCAAACAACTTCGCATCCAAAGATCCAGACCAGTCGGGTGGAAGTGCATATATATCCTTGACCTCCTTCTTCTTGCAAGAAGCCAAGAGAGAAAGAAGTAACGCAAAAATTACAACGCTATTTTTTCTTGTCATAAAATAATCCAAACACTTTCAATTTATTCCATAGGACGGGCGAGTTAATAGGTCCACCAAAATACAATTCACCACTACTTGACCCACTTCCGGCCTTCGCATTATTATTAATATATATCCACTGTCCGTCTGTATCTTTTACAATAAAGCAATAGTGGTTCGCTCCTGCAGTTTCGTTTGTATCGGTATGAATTTGTACAACAGATCCAACTGGAAGATCTTTGATATATTCTTGCACTTTTATAGGTGGCATTGCTGCTGTAATCCCGACAGGTTTACCTGCGTCATCAAATGTGAATCTCTCAAAATCATTCCCTTTTGTTCCTGCTACAGTAACGTGCTCTGAATAACCGTTCGTGAAACCCTCATCAAAAACAGGTGCCTTATTCACCTTTCCTATCGACACACCACCAACTCGTATCTTATGGGTCATGAATTCTGCCAATGAAACATGCATCGGAATTCGCCCACTTACTAAACCTTGAACGTAATTGTGGAATACCCGACACAATGCAGCTGCTGTCGCGTTCCCCATTTCAGTCGGACCCTTACCCGAATACAACCATTCTTTTACTGCGTTAAAAATAGCTAATCTAGCTGGATCATTCTCGATACTCGGATCCGGTTTGAATTTACTAGGGTCGCCTCCCGTCTGAGTCGCGATCATATCAAAAACTGATCCCAACTGAGTTGACAATGGTCCAAATTGTCGCTGATTTGCGTTGTCGCCTTTTACCATCTCAGTAACCAGCGCTAGTACATGCTTTGGATTGGTATGGTCAAACGGCTCAGTAAAACCTAAGCCAGCAAATATTTCAGCAGGTGTCTTATGCGCACGTTCGGCTAAGCGGGAAATCTCGCCGCTTTCCAACGGTTTCACTTTCGACTTATTCCGATTCGCATTATTAGCCGCCACCGCTTCCGAATAATCGGTCGCCACTTCTCCACCAAGTTGTTTTACCAACTCCTTACTAGGGGCGTAATTCTTCTTCGTATCACCGGTCTTAAGATTATTACCTGCATCAACCTTACTTAATTCTTCAACGTGAACAGTATTATTTAGTTTCTCAAATATTCCTGTAAACTTACCTGTAGACTTATCATAAGAATTCGCGACTGCTTTCGCTTTTAGTCTATTCAGATCAATCCGTACAAGTTCGTCTATACGCTTCAGACCACCGCTTGCTAACTCATTTTTAAATTTAGATATCGCTTTCTCGTGTTCTAATTCAAAGCCTTTGACAATCTCTTTATTTTGTTTCCTTAGCTGTGCAATTTTTTCATCAATTTCATGTTTACCAAAATTGGTTGCTGCAACCAAAAGACTATCTTTCGATGCTTCCAATTTTTTGATTTCAGCTTCATTATTTTTAAATCTCTCGTCCGTTTGAGCAGACGCTATTGCCCTTTCATGAATCTCTGCGCCATAGGCTAATTTCGAAGGAACCGCTTCACGAAGCTTTATAAACCTTTTCTCCATCTTATCTTTTGATGAATTAAGTTTGCCTTCTTCCTTGGCTATTTGCTCATTAAGTTTTTCGACTAAAGGTAGAATCTCTTTAAGAGAATCTAAACCTGCCTTCTTGATTGCGTCCTTCCTATCTGCTAATAAGGATTCCAATTTTTCTTTAGATGTCCCATACTCGCCTTTAGCTTCTTGATATGCCTTATCCGTTTTTGCATTTGTTTCGGCAATCTTAGTCCGTGTTTCCTCTAAAGAAGCGATTTTCTCACGGAACGATACGAAATATTCAAGGTATCTACGATCAACGGCAGATAAAGTATCCTTTATTCCTTCGTAAACATTCTTATTTTCTTGGCTTAATTTCCTACCTGTATCCGATTCATATGACAGGTCTTGCTGTTTATGGACTGACTCATTGACAATTAGGTTTTTGCTAGATAAATATTCCGTGAACGATTTGTTAGAATAAAGATCTTCTTTTACAATACTAACCGCTTCTTCTCTAGCTATATTGATATCCGCTAGTAGTTTCTTACCAGTCTCTTCCATCTCATTGTTCTTTTTCGTGATCAAAGGACTTGTTTCTAACTGGGTTTTCTTCGCGTTACTTACTTGATCTGAACTGAATACATGCCGAGCCGCTTCCAAGGCTAACCCCTGGTTACCAGCAGATTCCATATTCTTACGAGTTCCAACTGACGACGAATAATTTGAATCTGCACCAAAGCCTATTTTCGGTCCTTGATCAAAGCCAGCTTGGACTAACGCATTATTAGAAAGATCTCCTTTAGACCAAGTGTCGATCGCTTTTAATTGGTCTCTAGTAAAACCTTCCGGACCATTTACTCCTTTGAGCTTCTCGCGAATTCCTTTGATTCCAGGTAAATCATCGCTCTTCGAGCTTCGAATTATATCCAAGAAAAACTTATTATTTGTTTTAGCAGAATCGATCGTCCTTTCCGCTGATCTATTCTTAGCCACTAAAACATTTTTCTCAGCCTCGAGAGTATCTCCCGTTTTTCTAAAATAAATCAGCTTATTTTCTAACTCATTTAGTTTATCTGCTAATGGGCTACTTTCTACCATTGCATCGGAATTAAAGTATTTTCTGTTAATACTGCGTAACTCATCCAATTCAGCTCGAGCGGCAGAAGCGACTTTCTCAATGCCATCGCTGTAATTATGCACAACAACTCCATGTTCTCCCACTAGATACGCATGTGTGTCCTCTACCTCTATATTGTATACCTTCGTCGTCTCTACATTATAGTAGTGCACTCCTGTCACCGGGACCGTGCTGCCATCATGTAATAGTACGAGATCCCCAACCTGAAGGTCCATTACCTTCACCCAAGCTTTCTTCCCTACTACCCAGATCGGGTGGTTCCAAGTCGTATGGATCACTTCTTCTCCGTCTAGTTCTAGATCGAATAGCTGTGGTACTTCATGGACGAATTGCTCTGTGACCTTTTTCTCTACGAAGCTTCCCGTCTTCTCATCCCAGGAGTGTACGACTTCGCCGATTTGGATTGTTTCTATGGATTTGAGGCCGTCTTTCGTCCACACCGGTGTTCCTGCTGTGAAGCACACCGACACTGTCCACACTCCGTCTTTGATCGACATCAGCCCTGTGTCTTCGAAACCGAACGTTCTTTTGAGATCTCCTACTAGACGCGCTAAGAATTTATCTGTTGGCGTCTCTGGCGAATTCTCTACAAACTTGAACTCTTCTGCTCCTAATGCAGCCGCTTGTCTCTGTAAGGCTTCTTTGAATTTGTTTGCATTCTGTCCGGATAAAATTGCCTCTTTATTTCTCTCATAGTGATTCAGGATGTTCTGCGGACCTCCGTTCTCCAGCATCTCCTTACGCTGTTCTTCTGTGATCACCTTCGCATCCACCATCGCCTTACCGACTGCTTCCGCGCTCCTTTCACCAGACGCCTTATAATTCCCATTCGCATGTTTCTGTATCATGCTTAGGTTGAGTTCATTTTGAAAATTGGCGTTCCCTTGTAGTTTTCCGAATCTATGCGTACTTGTACTATATCCTATCGATGCGACTGTCGCACCATCATACTGTCCGCTTAAGCTTAAGCTCTTATCCGCACTAGAATAACTGAGAGTCGCTCCACTTCCTCGCAAGTTCGGAGGCATTTTCTCGTCACCATAATTACCATATACACCAGCATCATAACTGCCGTCCTTATTAAGCGTTAGGTTTAACCCCGCATGGTACAAATCTCCCTTCCCAGTCCCAATAATGTCTGCTCCCAATGTCCCACTGTAGTCTCCGCTATGGGTATTATAGGTAGTTCCAATGTAACCACCGTCAAAGTTTACATTTGCATTTACATTCAGCCCTGGATGGTTTGGGTCGTAAGAAAATCCTATATTCCCAGGCACTACGGATTCTCCCGGGGTGGCAAAGCTAATCCCTCCTCCCCAACCTCCTGCCTGTCCTTCGGTTCCTAAGAGTACATCCTGTCTCTCATGACGAGAATAAGTAACATTACCTGTCAGAACAGAGCCCATTTCCTCTCTAGCTGCTCGAGAAGCTACTTGTAAGAATGTCTCTCCCTCTTTGGCCTCCATTGCAGTTCCACCCAGCGTAGCTGTACTAATAATTCCATTCAGAAAGCCCGCGACTGCTCCATTCGCCCCGTCCAACTCTCCGCCTATAATAGTATTGCCGATCGTAAGGACCGTTCCTGCAATCGCTTGTCCATTAGTGATAGTGATCGGCCCGGCCTTAAAGAATACTTGTTTCGCCCAACTCGCGTTGGCTGAATTTGCATTATTAGCGTTATTCGCCATATTTGCATCGTTCGCAGTATTCGCCTCATTCGCTGCATTTACTTCATTTGCAGTATTCACGTCATTTACTGCGTTCGCCTCGTTCGCAGTGGTCGCGGCATTACCGGCCTCCATAGCCTGACCCGCTCCTTCTACTGCCTCGACGGCTTCTACCGCCTCAACAGCCTCAACTGCTTCCGTTGCATTTGCCGCAGTCGCAGCAGCATCTGCAGCTAATTCCGCAGCCACAACTCCACTGCCCGTTCCCGCTGTACAGATAGCGAACGCAATACCGGCCGCAAGCTGGATTACTTCTTGGAGTTCTTCCATTCTCTGACGACGGGCTTGGATCTTAGCTTCTTTATTATTATAATAATTTTGTAATAGAGATGCAAGTAAACCCTGTTCTCCCGGACTTCCGTTTGGATCCAATGCCTCTGCCATCGCATTGAATACCACGTTCCTTTCAAAGGAAAGCAGCTGTTGCTTAAATTCTGCGTGAGTAATCTTACCGTGAGTAACCTCTGTAGCTAAAAGTCCCGCCCAAAAAGAGGTCGCCTCAGGAGAAAGATGATAATGAGCGCTAATCACAGTTGCACACGCGGACTGGACTAGCCCTGTAATCTGATTGGCAACCCAATGACCTGTAGATGTAGTCCCAAGCAAAACTGCTTCGATATAGCTCGCGATCATTCCTGCCACTTGCGCCTGGTGACCGGCACTCGCCGACGCCTTCGCCTCATAAAAGGCATTTGTAGCATCATAACCGGCTAAACTAGAAAGCACTGCGTTCGAAACATCCGAATTCGCAAAGAAATTCGTCAAATGCTTAAAGCTAGATCCAATTACAGAGGAAATGCGATCTGATTCTGCCTCGCTTGTATCGAAAAGATTACCTACACCTCCTCCGGAACCGAAAGAGAAAACAGGAGGAGGTGCAATAGAGATATGCTGTGCCACTTGGGTAAAATGATAATTACTCGCATTATCCCCTTGGCCAACCGCTTCCCCAGTGTATGTCATTTCATCCAATTCGATGGTGCCATCATCGTCTACAGATACATTACTATATTTTAATGTAGTATACCGGTTGCATCCGTTCATATCGGAACCGCAATGGGCAGTGATGAACGTGTCTACAGTCTCATGTTGGCAAGAATCCGTCTGCGCCGGATCGCAAACAAAGTTTCCATCCTTATCTATGATATATGATTTTCCATCACTTGGGTCCAACCAGCTAGACACTCGATTATCCTGCAATAGCTGCGATTCTCCGTTTTGAGTAAACGTTCTCTGCTGCGCAAGACTACTCGCCATCTGCTCCATATAGCTCATACGGTTGTTTAAAAGAGCATTATTAGTGGAGGAAAGCAGAGTCATGTTCGAGATTCCGGAAACCGCTTGAGAAAAAGAACCCGCAAAATTGCCGAGTATATTGAAATTCAAATTACTATACTGGCTGCCCGGATCAATCCCTTGTAAGATCGAAGATACATTACTAAAAACAGAAGCGGAAGAATTCGCCGCACCGCTTGGATTCTGGGAAATATCATCCCCGGATCCCAATTTCAAGCTCTGAAACAATTCTTGGGCCAAAAGATTTGCGTCGGCCTGGCTCTGCCCGTCTCTTAGTTTATTATTAGCCGCAGCAAACGAGGTATTTGCCTTCGATTGCAGGTCTTTCATTTGGGTCAGCCAATTCGATTCACTCGTCTGCAAACCTTGCAATGCTGTGCTATAGTCCGATTGAGCCTGAGAAAGGAGTCCTTGTTCTGTCTGTTGCCAAGCCGCATACTGTGCATCAAAAGTACTTACCTGACCGGTCCAATTCAAAATACTCGGCAACACGTTTTGGTTCCAGTTGTACGCAAAACTCTGGAGTTGGGTCACCATATTCTGCCAAGTAGTGGCATTTGCGCCCGAATTAAAATTAGACACAGTATAATTCAGAGTAATACTGATCGCATCTTCTGTTAAGGTAGTATTCCATAGCAATGGGATTCCAAACGCGCCTCCCCTCTGCACTTCTATATAATCATAGAAATTGCTACCAAATGCTTGATTAATTGCGTTTGTATCAGCCGAGAACTTTTGATTGGCCCCATAAGAGACAGCAACAATATCATTCCCGAACAGATCCTGTACCCCGCAACCAGCCCAGTCATGACAGTATGCCGGATCCGCTAGCCAGTTATTTCCTCCTCCAACGCTGTTACCCACATAGTTAGTATCCTGGAATGCGGTTAGATCCATAGTCCCAAGCCCAGTGACTAAGGACCCTGGACCAAAGCCAGCAAACCATTGCGCCAAACAAGCAGGATTGGTATCATTTGAATGAGAATCGTCATTAAAAACACTTAACGCAGCTTGATTCGGACAAGCAGCACTCCCTCCTGCCGCAAGGCTAGCAGAATACGCATTCGTTAAATAGTTCTCGAACTCTGCATCCGTTTCATGCCCTCGTAGTTTTTCCACAATATTCCAGGCAAGTCCGACTGCTCCCCCACTCGCTACGCTTCCATTTAGAAAATCATGAGTAGTGATCGAAAGCACATTCGCTTGCGTGTTAGAATGCGGAGTGGGAATATAAGAAGCTCCGTCCGGAATCGATTCGGACA is a window of Leptospira semungkisensis DNA encoding:
- a CDS encoding TIGR04388 family protein, with amino-acid sequence MTDRKSHFIVYFIERRALFIKKLLYILSKPISYLLLGLLFFLQGGLFSQSVTVPQLDPQTYNWQQWQGQLQGTFSVANNSGSSTTWDALILQSYSVIQAEWEAQIQTQISSMVNGINTQDSFQSVQDYRSYVYDSLESQASGLLAQWQKDAELSIETQRDAFIDAYYSGNLANVTNLKNQFDSEFNSLINGGNPTISGVQSGDTSLLANSQQTLNSMEQQWYSQFNANIANGLWNYQQAVQNLSTNYQTLIAQINQTESQYQAYMQQIQSYESSVKDQINQTIAGYQQYLNGNDLLWNSVTAIKDTNSGNVISATCPTGDNCTDYTYDVSSSQFVFSCPSGDSCVQLKYDTTNNTYVNASCPASATNGCTDIATIHTSLNADGKAFQTLINNIETAITQGKTGLAIFDKTTSQMLSYPQSCLNTGAICSQGIYDSTLGKFSTSACQSGDTCFQAIVDSTNPSSLTGQYYANTCSASDPNCVACPTSGANQDTCQIQSMEISLVYAATAISNFLQQEIANAQGQVALYQAGGSLSESIPDGASYIPTPHSNTQANVLSITTHDFLNGSVASGGAVGLAWNIVEKLRGHETDAEFENYLTNAYSASLAAGGSAACPNQAALSVFNDDSHSNDTNPACLAQWFAGFGPGSLVTGLGTMDLTAFQDTNYVGNSVGGGNNWLADPAYCHDWAGCGVQDLFGNDIVAVSYGANQKFSADTNAINQAFGSNFYDYIEVQRGGAFGIPLLWNTTLTEDAISITLNYTVSNFNSGANATTWQNMVTQLQSFAYNWNQNVLPSILNWTGQVSTFDAQYAAWQQTEQGLLSQAQSDYSTALQGLQTSESNWLTQMKDLQSKANTSFAAANNKLRDGQSQADANLLAQELFQSLKLGSGDDISQNPSGAANSSASVFSNVSSILQGIDPGSQYSNLNFNILGNFAGSFSQAVSGISNMTLLSSTNNALLNNRMSYMEQMASSLAQQRTFTQNGESQLLQDNRVSSWLDPSDGKSYIIDKDGNFVCDPAQTDSCQHETVDTFITAHCGSDMNGCNRYTTLKYSNVSVDDDGTIELDEMTYTGEAVGQGDNASNYHFTQVAQHISIAPPPVFSFGSGGGVGNLFDTSEAESDRISSVIGSSFKHLTNFFANSDVSNAVLSSLAGYDATNAFYEAKASASAGHQAQVAGMIASYIEAVLLGTTSTGHWVANQITGLVQSACATVISAHYHLSPEATSFWAGLLATEVTHGKITHAEFKQQLLSFERNVVFNAMAEALDPNGSPGEQGLLASLLQNYYNNKEAKIQARRQRMEELQEVIQLAAGIAFAICTAGTGSGVVAAELAADAAATAANATEAVEAVEAVEAVEAVEGAGQAMEAGNAATTANEANAVNDVNTANEVNAANEANTANDANMANNANNANSANASWAKQVFFKAGPITITNGQAIAGTVLTIGNTIIGGELDGANGAVAGFLNGIISTATLGGTAMEAKEGETFLQVASRAAREEMGSVLTGNVTYSRHERQDVLLGTEGQAGGWGGGISFATPGESVVPGNIGFSYDPNHPGLNVNANVNFDGGYIGTTYNTHSGDYSGTLGADIIGTGKGDLYHAGLNLTLNKDGSYDAGVYGNYGDEKMPPNLRGSGATLSYSSADKSLSLSGQYDGATVASIGYSTSTHRFGKLQGNANFQNELNLSMIQKHANGNYKASGERSAEAVGKAMVDAKVITEEQRKEMLENGGPQNILNHYERNKEAILSGQNANKFKEALQRQAAALGAEEFKFVENSPETPTDKFLARLVGDLKRTFGFEDTGLMSIKDGVWTVSVCFTAGTPVWTKDGLKSIETIQIGEVVHSWDEKTGSFVEKKVTEQFVHEVPQLFDLELDGEEVIHTTWNHPIWVVGKKAWVKVMDLQVGDLVLLHDGSTVPVTGVHYYNVETTKVYNIEVEDTHAYLVGEHGVVVHNYSDGIEKVASAARAELDELRSINRKYFNSDAMVESSPLADKLNELENKLIYFRKTGDTLEAEKNVLVAKNRSAERTIDSAKTNNKFFLDIIRSSKSDDLPGIKGIREKLKGVNGPEGFTRDQLKAIDTWSKGDLSNNALVQAGFDQGPKIGFGADSNYSSSVGTRKNMESAGNQGLALEAARHVFSSDQVSNAKKTQLETSPLITKKNNEMEETGKKLLADINIAREEAVSIVKEDLYSNKSFTEYLSSKNLIVNESVHKQQDLSYESDTGRKLSQENKNVYEGIKDTLSAVDRRYLEYFVSFREKIASLEETRTKIAETNAKTDKAYQEAKGEYGTSKEKLESLLADRKDAIKKAGLDSLKEILPLVEKLNEQIAKEEGKLNSSKDKMEKRFIKLREAVPSKLAYGAEIHERAIASAQTDERFKNNEAEIKKLEASKDSLLVAATNFGKHEIDEKIAQLRKQNKEIVKGFELEHEKAISKFKNELASGGLKRIDELVRIDLNRLKAKAVANSYDKSTGKFTGIFEKLNNTVHVEELSKVDAGNNLKTGDTKKNYAPSKELVKQLGGEVATDYSEAVAANNANRNKSKVKPLESGEISRLAERAHKTPAEIFAGLGFTEPFDHTNPKHVLALVTEMVKGDNANQRQFGPLSTQLGSVFDMIATQTGGDPSKFKPDPSIENDPARLAIFNAVKEWLYSGKGPTEMGNATAAALCRVFHNYVQGLVSGRIPMHVSLAEFMTHKIRVGGVSIGKVNKAPVFDEGFTNGYSEHVTVAGTKGNDFERFTFDDAGKPVGITAAMPPIKVQEYIKDLPVGSVVQIHTDTNETAGANHYCFIVKDTDGQWIYINNNAKAGSGSSSGELYFGGPINSPVLWNKLKVFGLFYDKKK